From a single bacterium genomic region:
- the nifU gene encoding Fe-S cluster assembly scaffold protein NifU codes for MAAGPYSEKVMDHFMNPRNVGEIDGADGVGEVGNPACGDMMRLYLKIDGGTVVDAKFRTFGCGAAIASSSMLTEMIKGKTVEEARAISNQHVADALDGLPAVKIHCSVMAEQAVKSALDDYDKKHAV; via the coding sequence ATGGCGGCGGGACCCTACAGTGAAAAGGTGATGGACCACTTCATGAATCCCCGGAACGTGGGGGAGATCGACGGGGCGGACGGCGTCGGCGAGGTCGGAAACCCCGCCTGCGGCGACATGATGCGGCTCTACCTCAAGATCGACGGGGGGACGGTCGTCGACGCGAAGTTCCGCACGTTCGGGTGCGGAGCGGCGATCGCCTCCAGCTCCATGCTGACGGAGATGATCAAGGGGAAGACCGTCGAGGAGGCGCGTGCGATCTCGAATCAGCACGTCGCGGACGCCCTCGACGGGCTCCCGGCCGTCAAGATCCATTGCTCCGTGATGGCGGAGCAGGCCGTGAAATCCGCCCTCGACGATTACGACAAGAAGCACGCCGTCTGA
- a CDS encoding site-2 protease family protein, which produces MVRPADLLLGLMFNVPLLAILGVHEMGHYMAARRHKVDVTPPFFLPAPSFIGTFGAFIRIRSSIPHRNALFDVGIAGPLAGAMVAVPVLMIGLGMSEVRAAGPGGIHLGESLIFKAAAWVTLGQIPKGYDVVLHPVAFAGWIGLFVTMLNLIPAGQLDGGHIAYALFGDRYSEAARLVPYALLLMTILWVGWLVWAGLLFLLGTRHPRTVFDEVPLSAGRKALGGVAVLLFLLCFSLNPFPIGRG; this is translated from the coding sequence ATGGTCCGCCCCGCCGACCTGCTCCTCGGCCTCATGTTCAACGTCCCGCTGCTGGCGATCCTCGGGGTGCACGAGATGGGGCACTACATGGCGGCGCGGCGGCACAAGGTCGATGTGACCCCCCCCTTCTTCCTTCCCGCGCCATCGTTCATCGGCACCTTCGGCGCCTTCATACGGATCCGGTCGTCCATACCGCACCGCAATGCCCTTTTCGACGTGGGGATCGCGGGGCCGTTGGCCGGGGCGATGGTGGCCGTTCCCGTCCTGATGATCGGCCTGGGGATGTCCGAAGTGCGCGCTGCCGGGCCCGGAGGGATCCATCTCGGGGAATCGCTGATCTTCAAGGCCGCCGCGTGGGTCACCCTTGGCCAGATCCCGAAGGGCTACGACGTGGTCCTTCATCCCGTCGCTTTTGCCGGCTGGATCGGCCTCTTCGTCACGATGCTCAACCTGATCCCCGCCGGGCAGCTCGACGGCGGGCACATCGCCTACGCCCTCTTCGGGGACCGGTACTCGGAAGCGGCGCGTCTCGTGCCATACGCCCTCCTGCTCATGACGATCCTTTGGGTCGGGTGGCTGGTGTGGGCAGGCCTCCTCTTCCTCCTCGGGACGCGACATCCACGGACCGTGTTCGACGAGGTGCCGCTATCCGCGGGACGGAAAGCTCTCGGCGGGGTCGCAGTCCTTCTGTTCCTCCTCTGTTTCTCCCTCAATCCGTTCCCGATCGGCAGGGGATGA
- a CDS encoding NifU family protein, translating to MRPEVEKVLDSIRPALQADGGDVELVDIDGGVVKVRLMGACGGCPMATMTLKGGIEAALKERIPAVERVESV from the coding sequence GTGAGACCAGAAGTCGAGAAAGTGCTGGACAGCATTCGCCCCGCCCTCCAGGCCGATGGGGGAGACGTGGAACTCGTCGACATCGACGGAGGCGTGGTGAAGGTGCGCCTTATGGGCGCATGCGGCGGCTGCCCGATGGCCACCATGACGTTGAAGGGCGGCATCGAGGCGGCCCTCAAGGAGCGGATCCCGGCCGTAGAACGGGTGGAATCCGTATAA
- a CDS encoding TlpA family protein disulfide reductase, giving the protein MKRGTLSRKGIGTVTLALALVVVLAGAFLLYRVLQPGPEAGKDGAEMAAFLSGSRTAPPFSLKDTNGNVYSSAQFAGKPVVINFFATWCPPCREEIPGFVEVYNRHKANGLELIGISLDTDTRENLPGFLMNNKIGYRILFGDLATTRAYGGVSVLPTTFFVGKDGKIKNVHVGYMDEEAFDREVRDLVMERGRKGVLPPPPGPASAGQVSPR; this is encoded by the coding sequence ATGAAGCGTGGTACGTTGTCGCGTAAAGGGATCGGGACGGTGACGCTGGCCTTGGCGCTGGTCGTCGTGCTGGCGGGGGCCTTCCTGTTGTACCGGGTTCTGCAACCGGGGCCGGAGGCGGGGAAGGACGGTGCGGAAATGGCCGCGTTCCTTTCCGGATCGAGGACCGCTCCGCCGTTCTCCCTCAAGGACACGAACGGGAACGTCTACTCCTCCGCCCAGTTCGCGGGGAAGCCGGTGGTCATCAACTTCTTCGCGACCTGGTGCCCCCCCTGCCGGGAGGAGATCCCCGGGTTCGTGGAGGTATACAACCGGCACAAGGCGAACGGCCTTGAACTGATCGGCATCTCGCTCGACACGGACACGCGTGAAAACCTCCCGGGGTTCCTGATGAACAACAAGATCGGATACAGGATCCTGTTCGGGGACCTGGCCACCACGCGGGCCTACGGGGGTGTCTCCGTCCTTCCGACCACCTTCTTCGTGGGGAAGGACGGGAAGATCAAGAACGTCCACGTGGGATACATGGACGAGGAGGCGTTCGACAGGGAAGTTCGGGACCTGGTTATGGAGAGGGGGCGAAAAGGTGTCCTTCCGCCCCCTCCCGGGCCGGCGTCCGCCGGCCAAGTTTCGCCCCGGTGA
- a CDS encoding CBS and ACT domain-containing protein, producing the protein MNVARRMKRNPVFVDEGDSMKKAMDLLKEHEIRHLPVLRDGERLVGILSERDIKQASPSPATALEIREIYYLLDKVKVKQIMTRRPYTVSSSAPIEEAAMIIREKKIGCLPVVDEGKLVGILTETDIIDSFIESMGVSGPGYRIELELPNKPGMLFEVLKLLKDFEVNIVSVATSPSDDPGRKVFILRIETRSYKVVKAAIKKSGFDLLSAD; encoded by the coding sequence ATGAACGTCGCCAGGCGGATGAAGCGCAACCCCGTGTTCGTCGACGAGGGGGACTCGATGAAGAAGGCGATGGACCTGCTGAAGGAGCACGAGATCCGGCACCTTCCCGTCCTGAGGGACGGGGAACGGCTCGTCGGCATCCTCTCGGAGCGGGACATCAAGCAGGCGTCCCCTTCCCCCGCGACCGCGCTCGAGATCCGGGAGATCTACTACCTCCTCGACAAGGTCAAGGTGAAGCAGATCATGACGCGGCGGCCGTATACCGTCTCCTCCTCGGCCCCGATCGAGGAGGCGGCCATGATCATCCGGGAGAAGAAGATCGGCTGCCTGCCCGTGGTGGACGAAGGGAAACTCGTCGGGATCCTCACGGAGACCGACATCATCGACAGCTTCATCGAGTCGATGGGCGTCAGCGGCCCGGGGTACCGGATCGAACTCGAGCTGCCGAACAAGCCCGGGATGCTCTTCGAGGTCCTGAAGCTCCTGAAGGATTTCGAGGTGAACATCGTGTCGGTGGCCACCTCTCCGAGCGACGATCCGGGGCGGAAGGTGTTCATCCTGCGGATCGAGACCAGGAGCTACAAGGTGGTGAAGGCCGCGATCAAGAAGTCGGGGTTCGATCTCCTTTCCGCCGATTGA
- a CDS encoding 4Fe-4S binding protein: protein MAYKITEECIACGACVPECPVQCISEGDPIYTIDASKCTDCAACAGVCPTAACVPA from the coding sequence ATGGCGTACAAAATCACGGAGGAGTGCATCGCCTGCGGCGCGTGCGTTCCGGAGTGCCCCGTCCAGTGCATCTCGGAGGGGGACCCGATCTACACGATCGACGCGAGCAAGTGCACGGATTGCGCGGCGTGCGCGGGGGTGTGCCCTACCGCAGCGTGCGTCCCGGCGTAA
- a CDS encoding cysteine desulfurase, with protein MTKAFFDHISTTPLDPRVFEAMRPYFLDRYGNPSSHIHDQGQAALRAVDQARSEVASLIGAKAGEIVFSSGATESNNLAVLGAAEGAGAGKRHVVVSDVEHFSVMNALIPLRNAGYEVTILPVDRNGVVDPDAVRKALRADTALLSVMHANAEIGTIEPIGPIGRIAKEAGVTFHVDATASAGHLPLDVREIPADLVTLSAHNFYGPKGAGALYIREGTKVAPRSFGGFQEMGYRAGTENVPAVVGMGAAAILAKSEMGAWAEHLSRLGKTLWDGLAAIPMLHYTGHPAERLPGHVSFWVEHVEGESLLLFLNMKGVMAASGSACSSNLRGHDEEDLVASPVLRAIGVPTDICTGSITFSLGKGNTADEVRLALDAMPGIVERLRAMSPTYLDYQKQQGKGG; from the coding sequence ATGACGAAGGCATTTTTCGACCATATATCGACCACCCCCCTAGACCCCCGGGTCTTCGAGGCGATGCGCCCGTATTTCCTCGATCGGTACGGCAACCCGTCCTCCCACATCCACGACCAGGGGCAGGCGGCGCTGCGGGCGGTCGATCAGGCGAGGTCCGAGGTCGCGTCGCTGATCGGGGCGAAGGCGGGGGAGATCGTCTTCTCCTCCGGGGCCACCGAGTCGAACAACCTGGCCGTCCTCGGCGCGGCGGAAGGGGCGGGCGCCGGGAAGCGGCACGTCGTCGTGTCGGACGTCGAGCACTTCTCCGTGATGAACGCGTTGATCCCGCTGCGCAACGCGGGGTACGAAGTGACGATTCTCCCCGTGGACCGGAACGGCGTCGTCGACCCCGATGCCGTCCGGAAGGCGCTTCGGGCCGACACGGCGCTCCTGTCGGTGATGCACGCCAACGCCGAGATCGGCACGATCGAGCCGATCGGGCCGATCGGACGGATCGCGAAGGAGGCGGGCGTCACGTTCCACGTCGACGCAACCGCGTCGGCGGGCCACCTCCCCCTGGACGTCCGGGAGATCCCCGCGGACCTCGTCACCCTCTCGGCGCACAATTTCTACGGACCGAAAGGGGCCGGGGCGTTGTACATCCGGGAGGGTACGAAGGTGGCGCCGCGGTCGTTCGGGGGATTCCAGGAGATGGGATACCGGGCCGGCACGGAAAATGTCCCCGCCGTGGTGGGAATGGGAGCCGCGGCGATCCTCGCGAAGAGTGAGATGGGTGCGTGGGCGGAGCATCTTTCCCGGTTGGGAAAGACGCTGTGGGACGGCCTTGCGGCGATTCCGATGCTCCACTACACCGGGCACCCTGCCGAACGGCTTCCCGGGCACGTCTCGTTCTGGGTGGAGCATGTCGAAGGGGAATCGCTCCTCCTGTTCCTCAACATGAAGGGGGTCATGGCCGCGTCCGGCTCCGCGTGCAGCTCCAACCTGCGGGGACACGACGAGGAGGACCTCGTCGCCTCCCCCGTGCTCCGGGCGATCGGCGTGCCGACCGACATCTGCACCGGGTCGATCACGTTCAGTCTCGGGAAGGGGAACACCGCGGACGAGGTCCGCCTCGCCCTCGACGCGATGCCCGGCATCGTGGAACGGCTCAGGGCGATGTCCCCCACGTATCTCGACTACCAGAAGCAGCAAGGCAAAGGAGGATGA
- a CDS encoding epoxyqueuosine reductase QueH has translation MRLLCDIPSGTEVLVHICCAPDAAYGVRALRERFDVTGFFYNPNIHPREEIRKRLRATLALLEIDPFSMVVGAGGEEAWEEVARGLEDEPERGRRCESCIRLRMRGTARKAAELGMPAFGTVLTVSPKKDAAMVNRVGREEGERSGIRFVAADLKKGNGYLKSVRASREMGLYRQNYCGCRYSMR, from the coding sequence GTGCGACTCCTTTGCGACATCCCGTCGGGCACGGAAGTGCTGGTCCACATCTGCTGCGCCCCCGACGCCGCGTACGGCGTCCGCGCGTTGCGGGAACGGTTCGACGTCACCGGCTTCTTTTATAACCCAAACATCCACCCCCGGGAAGAGATCCGGAAACGGCTCCGCGCGACCCTCGCCCTGCTGGAGATCGATCCCTTCTCCATGGTGGTCGGCGCCGGCGGCGAGGAGGCGTGGGAGGAGGTGGCCCGGGGATTGGAAGACGAACCCGAGCGGGGACGCCGATGCGAATCGTGCATCCGGCTGCGGATGCGGGGGACGGCGAGGAAAGCGGCCGAGCTCGGGATGCCCGCCTTCGGCACCGTCCTGACCGTCAGCCCGAAGAAGGACGCCGCGATGGTGAACCGCGTGGGGCGCGAGGAGGGGGAGCGATCCGGGATCCGCTTCGTCGCGGCGGACCTGAAGAAGGGGAACGGGTACCTGAAAAGCGTCCGGGCCAGCAGGGAGATGGGGCTGTATCGCCAGAACTACTGCGGATGCCGATACTCGATGAGATAG
- a CDS encoding LysM peptidoglycan-binding domain-containing protein has protein sequence MIPARVLPVALLLAAMLPGAAAAQEKEDLPRIFLEKKVYSHTADGKQSFFETYTVEKGDTLWKILERNAPLTSDRYAERLKEFRRANPKIDDPSRIVPGQELLVPSGGRSEEKDDGKTVGYTVSRGDTLSGILFTRGVPRREWKKHLDAIREINPSVTDVNRILSGKTLRLPTEGYFAEAEEAMAAPERGETALAPEAPEPPPPADLAREPERTPAPVLTRDIPAGPGQDAMAAGKPEAELLVPKPVPPEASVVETGKAKPVEEVVIPPARSPYRGLLSDLFLAIGEKWVDRGTMYLPLPSGGDVVLQLSDFPIVRFSGGREALIDFHGGIPPRIADAISAEWKSLRIVSLADAGGAGDRIDRILRVSGYYSVKEGITRPVAMGETVSLALPARWIIQRTEDSLLSGDLILVKEVPEKPDSELLAVLRYTRRIGIRVLPYADDPKTMEGFLVGIQEETPAEGIPVALAVPRTGGLPAVDFGLSLLGIAAKTGERLRLGGKGDAFRLVVSPERYFEAGGRKYVVDTGKMSPAIRAILRESGYAVFPAGQGDSGREIFRRLMKAAGVVPDDRKAYLLSGGAKSGYEVKVTGVFLSLPGSSGGAGRRIVLVDGKIHSATRALLGDMGVEIVEW, from the coding sequence TTGATCCCGGCGCGCGTTCTTCCCGTCGCCCTCCTTCTGGCCGCGATGCTCCCGGGCGCGGCGGCCGCGCAGGAGAAGGAGGATCTCCCCAGGATCTTTCTCGAGAAGAAGGTCTACTCCCACACGGCGGACGGGAAACAGAGTTTCTTCGAGACGTACACCGTGGAGAAGGGAGATACGCTCTGGAAGATCCTCGAGCGGAACGCGCCCCTCACATCGGACCGGTACGCGGAGCGCCTCAAGGAATTCCGGCGCGCCAACCCGAAGATCGACGACCCGTCGCGCATCGTGCCGGGGCAGGAACTCCTCGTTCCGTCCGGCGGAAGGTCGGAGGAGAAGGACGACGGGAAGACGGTCGGGTACACGGTGAGCCGGGGGGACACCCTTTCGGGGATCCTCTTCACCCGCGGTGTGCCGCGCCGGGAGTGGAAGAAGCACCTCGACGCGATCCGGGAGATCAATCCGTCCGTCACGGATGTCAACCGGATCCTCTCCGGGAAAACGCTGCGTCTTCCGACGGAAGGGTACTTCGCGGAGGCGGAAGAGGCGATGGCCGCTCCGGAACGGGGAGAGACGGCGCTTGCTCCGGAGGCGCCGGAACCCCCTCCGCCGGCGGACCTGGCGCGCGAGCCCGAGCGCACTCCCGCGCCGGTGTTGACGCGCGACATCCCCGCCGGCCCGGGCCAGGACGCCATGGCCGCCGGGAAGCCGGAAGCGGAACTGCTGGTTCCCAAGCCCGTCCCCCCGGAGGCGTCGGTCGTCGAGACGGGAAAGGCGAAGCCCGTGGAGGAGGTCGTCATCCCTCCGGCAAGGTCTCCGTATCGGGGGCTCCTGTCGGACCTCTTCCTCGCGATCGGAGAAAAGTGGGTCGACCGGGGAACGATGTACCTTCCCCTCCCCTCCGGGGGCGACGTGGTGCTGCAACTGTCCGATTTTCCCATCGTTCGATTCTCCGGGGGGAGGGAGGCGCTCATCGATTTCCACGGCGGCATCCCTCCCCGCATCGCGGACGCGATCTCCGCGGAGTGGAAATCGCTCCGGATCGTTTCCCTCGCCGATGCGGGGGGCGCGGGAGACCGGATCGACCGGATCCTGCGCGTGTCGGGGTACTATTCCGTGAAGGAGGGGATCACCCGCCCCGTGGCGATGGGAGAGACCGTCTCGCTCGCGCTGCCGGCCCGCTGGATCATCCAGCGGACCGAGGATAGCCTCCTCTCCGGCGACCTCATTCTGGTGAAAGAAGTCCCGGAAAAGCCCGATTCCGAGCTTCTCGCCGTTCTGCGGTACACCCGCCGCATCGGGATTCGGGTCCTTCCCTATGCCGACGACCCGAAGACGATGGAAGGGTTCCTCGTGGGAATCCAGGAGGAGACGCCGGCGGAGGGAATCCCGGTGGCCCTCGCTGTACCGAGGACGGGCGGTCTTCCCGCGGTCGACTTCGGCCTCTCCCTCCTCGGTATCGCCGCGAAGACCGGCGAGCGCTTGCGCCTCGGGGGGAAAGGGGACGCCTTCCGGCTCGTGGTTTCGCCCGAGCGGTACTTCGAGGCCGGCGGGAGGAAATACGTGGTCGACACGGGGAAGATGTCGCCCGCGATCCGCGCGATCCTCCGCGAATCCGGGTACGCCGTCTTCCCTGCCGGGCAGGGCGATTCCGGCAGGGAGATCTTCCGGCGGCTGATGAAGGCGGCGGGGGTCGTGCCGGACGACCGGAAGGCGTACCTGCTGTCGGGGGGCGCGAAGTCGGGGTACGAGGTCAAGGTCACCGGCGTGTTCCTTTCCCTGCCCGGTTCCTCCGGAGGGGCGGGCCGCAGGATCGTGCTCGTCGACGGGAAAATCCACTCGGCCACCCGTGCGCTGCTCGGGGACATGGGTGTGGAAATCGTCGAGTGGTAG
- a CDS encoding methyltransferase domain-containing protein has translation MMGPVRNVDDLMAVGHGYRPAMVLFAGLKLGVFRGLAAGGCDASALARRIGADSGKLSVLLDALAALGLVGKRGRIYRNAQVARELLLPGSRSMESLLLHHLDGWGEWGRLPSTIRAGRKPRGGAQATWDENFIRGMEENARDRAAAAAARIPLRPGDRVLDLGGGPGTYAVAWADACPGAEITIFDTPATLRVTRKILRGKGAYGRVSLAEGDFLKDPLGGPYDFVWISQILHAYPGPDCVRLLRRARSALVQGGRVAVQEFLLAEGKTSPPGPVFFSVHMVAVTGGGRAYTAREIAAMMKAAGFRRISSDPPDSRGVGILRGIR, from the coding sequence ATGATGGGACCGGTCCGGAACGTGGATGACCTGATGGCGGTGGGGCACGGCTACCGGCCCGCGATGGTCCTGTTCGCCGGGCTCAAGCTCGGGGTGTTCCGGGGGCTCGCGGCGGGGGGATGCGACGCATCCGCGCTGGCGCGCCGGATCGGCGCCGATTCCGGGAAGCTCTCCGTTCTCCTCGACGCCCTCGCGGCCCTTGGGCTGGTCGGGAAAAGGGGGAGAATCTACCGGAACGCCCAGGTCGCACGGGAACTCCTGCTCCCGGGTTCACGTTCGATGGAGTCCCTCCTTCTGCACCACCTCGACGGGTGGGGAGAGTGGGGTCGCCTTCCTTCCACGATCCGGGCGGGGCGGAAACCCCGTGGCGGCGCACAGGCGACCTGGGATGAGAACTTCATCCGCGGAATGGAGGAAAACGCCCGCGATCGTGCCGCGGCCGCGGCCGCGCGGATCCCGCTCCGGCCGGGGGATCGCGTCCTGGACCTCGGCGGCGGTCCGGGGACGTACGCCGTCGCCTGGGCCGACGCGTGCCCGGGCGCGGAGATCACTATCTTCGACACGCCGGCGACGCTGCGGGTCACGCGGAAGATCCTCCGGGGGAAGGGAGCGTACGGACGGGTATCCCTGGCGGAAGGGGATTTCCTCAAGGATCCCCTGGGCGGCCCGTACGACTTCGTGTGGATCTCCCAGATCCTGCACGCCTACCCCGGGCCGGACTGCGTGAGGCTGCTGCGCCGGGCGCGCTCCGCGCTGGTCCAGGGGGGGCGGGTGGCGGTCCAGGAGTTCCTGCTCGCGGAAGGGAAGACCTCCCCGCCGGGGCCGGTGTTCTTCTCCGTCCACATGGTGGCGGTGACCGGCGGGGGGCGGGCGTACACGGCCCGGGAGATCGCGGCGATGATGAAGGCGGCGGGATTCCGGAGAATCTCCTCCGACCCACCCGATTCCCGTGGTGTCGGGATCCTGCGGGGCATCCGGTAG
- the cysS gene encoding cysteine--tRNA ligase yields the protein MGLSLYDSSSRGKVRFEPADPERVRIYTCGPTVYRYAHIGNLRTYLLTDLLVRTLRFLGHGTFTVQNITDMGHMHQERLEEGEDKVIAAARAAGKSGREIAAFFTEAFFRDCRRMAFLPADVYPRASEHVPEMIALVRALEERGAVYGGGGYLYFDVSKVPGYGTLSGIALGEGTPAERTDPEGHRHKRRPEDFVLWMPAEPGREFQWDSPWGRGWPGWHSECAAMAIRHLGPEFDLHVGGIDLRFPHHENSRALATTATGKRFAAHWLHAAHLLVEGRKMSKSSGNEYTLDDLDAGPAGRGTGFSAAEFRYYCLTLHYATPMNFTWQGQEAAARARSRLRASFRRAALRATSGGDVADALRAEFLGAVSDDLNMPRALAVVHKAARSGIGGDVARALAAEWDAVLGAGLLSEAVGTLEGEAPMAPVEVVTMARERDTLRATGDYAAADALRERIRAAGYDVVDGAKGRSMLRRTRETRR from the coding sequence GTGGGGCTATCCCTTTACGACAGCTCTTCCCGGGGGAAGGTCCGCTTCGAGCCCGCCGACCCGGAGCGGGTCCGCATCTACACGTGCGGCCCTACCGTATACCGGTACGCCCACATCGGCAACCTCCGCACGTACCTCCTCACCGACCTCCTCGTCCGCACCCTGCGCTTCCTTGGGCACGGCACGTTCACCGTCCAGAACATCACGGACATGGGGCACATGCACCAGGAGCGCCTGGAAGAAGGGGAGGACAAGGTGATCGCCGCCGCCCGCGCCGCCGGGAAGTCCGGCCGGGAGATCGCCGCGTTCTTCACGGAGGCCTTCTTCAGGGACTGCCGCAGGATGGCGTTCCTCCCGGCGGACGTCTACCCGCGGGCCTCCGAACACGTCCCCGAGATGATCGCGCTCGTGCGTGCGCTGGAGGAGCGGGGCGCCGTCTACGGCGGCGGCGGATACCTCTACTTCGACGTGTCGAAGGTTCCCGGGTACGGGACCCTCTCGGGAATCGCCCTGGGGGAAGGGACGCCCGCGGAACGAACGGACCCGGAGGGGCACCGCCACAAGAGGCGGCCCGAGGATTTCGTCCTTTGGATGCCGGCCGAGCCGGGGAGGGAATTCCAGTGGGACAGCCCGTGGGGGAGGGGATGGCCCGGTTGGCACTCGGAGTGCGCGGCGATGGCGATCCGGCATCTCGGACCCGAGTTCGACCTGCACGTGGGAGGGATCGACCTCCGGTTCCCCCACCACGAGAATTCCCGGGCCCTGGCGACGACGGCCACGGGAAAGCGATTCGCCGCCCATTGGCTGCACGCGGCGCACCTGCTGGTCGAGGGGAGAAAGATGTCCAAGTCGTCAGGGAACGAATACACGCTGGACGACCTGGACGCCGGCCCGGCGGGCAGGGGGACGGGATTCTCCGCCGCCGAATTCCGGTACTACTGCCTGACCCTTCACTACGCTACGCCGATGAACTTCACCTGGCAGGGGCAGGAGGCGGCCGCCCGCGCGCGCTCCCGGCTGCGGGCCTCTTTCCGCCGGGCGGCGCTGCGGGCGACGTCGGGCGGGGACGTCGCCGACGCGTTGAGAGCGGAGTTCCTCGGCGCGGTTTCGGACGACCTGAACATGCCCCGCGCCCTCGCCGTCGTCCACAAGGCGGCCCGGTCGGGGATCGGTGGAGATGTCGCGCGGGCGCTTGCGGCGGAGTGGGACGCGGTCCTCGGCGCGGGGCTGCTCTCCGAAGCGGTCGGCACCCTCGAAGGAGAGGCTCCGATGGCCCCGGTCGAGGTCGTCACGATGGCGCGGGAGCGCGACACCCTTCGTGCGACGGGGGACTATGCCGCCGCGGACGCCCTTCGCGAGAGGATCCGCGCCGCGGGGTACGATGTCGTGGACGGGGCGAAGGGACGCTCGATGCTTCGGAGAACGCGGGAGACCCGGAGGTGA